From the Castor canadensis chromosome 9, mCasCan1.hap1v2, whole genome shotgun sequence genome, one window contains:
- the Nsg1 gene encoding neuronal vesicle trafficking-associated protein 1: MVKLGNNFGEKGTKQPLLEDGFDTIPLMTPLDVNQLQFPPPDKVVVKTKTEYEPDRKKGKGRPPKIAEFTVSITEGVTERFKVSVLVLFALAFLTCVVFLVVYKVYKYDRACPDGFVLKNTQCIPEGLESYYVEQDASAREKFYTVINHYNLAKQSVARSVSPWMSVLSEEKLSEQETEAADKSA, from the exons ATGGTGAAGTTGGGGAACAATTTTGGGGAGAAGGGCACGAAGCAGCCACTGCTGGAGGATGGCTTCGACACCATTCCCTTGATGACGCCTCTCGATGTCAATCAGCTGCAGTTCCCGCCCCCGGATAAG GTGGTCGTGAAAACTAAGACTGAATATGAACCTGACCGTAAGAAAGGGAAAGGCCGTCCTCCCAAGATAGCTGAGTTCACCGTCAGTATCACCGAGGGCGTCACCGAGAGGTTTAAG gtCTCTGTGCTGGTCCTCTTCGCCCTGGCCTTCCTCACTTGTGTTGTCTTCCTGGTCGTCTACAAGGTGTACAAGTATGACCGCGCCTGCCCTGATGGGTTCGTCCTCAAG AATACCCAGTGCATTCCAGAAGGCTTAGAGAGCTACTACGTAGAGCAAGATGCCAGTGCCCGAGAGAAATTCTACACAGTCATAAACCACTACAACCTGGCCAAGCAGAGCGTTGCCCGCTCCGTGTCACCCTGGATGTCGGTACTGTCAGAAGAGAAGCTGTCAGaacaggagactgaggcagctgACAAGTCAGCTTAG